Within the Corynebacterium sp. sy039 genome, the region GGGCACTGTCGCTTGCCACATTCATCAACCGTTCCACGGGTTTCTTGGGTCTTTTCGCAGCGATATTCTTTTCCTCAACTGGAATGAACCAGCAGACCATTGTCATTGCACTGTTTATTGCGGGAATCGCAGGCATTGTTGGTTCTATCCTCGGTGGGCGCTTAGCTGATGTGTGGGGTAAAAACACGGTGCTCATCGTGAGCACTGCTGTGAATATCTGCCTGTTTTTCTTGCTTGGGGTAGTGGATTATTCCCGCACCTGGTGGGTCATTGCCATATCGGCTGCGAGCATTTTGCTGTCCCAGGCTTTTGTGGGCCCAGCATCAGCGCTGGTTGCTGAGTCAGCCAAACCCGAGGAACGGGTTACACGTTTTGCGTTTTACCGCATTTTCGTGAACGTCGGCAGTATTGTTGCTCCTGCTTTGGTGGGGTTAATTGGTAGAGATCATTTCCATACGCTCTTTTTCATTTCTGCGCTTAGCTCGCTCATCGTACCCGTGATTCTTTACGCTGGGCGAGATACGCAGGATACATCACATAAAACTGAATCCCAGGGCTCGCCTGAGGGTGGGGAAACGTCCTCAGCTATTCATTCTGAAAGCGGATTTACCAAGCATATGAGCCTGGCGTTGACGCTGGTTCTTGTGACTATGGCGTGCACAATGGTGATCTATGCGCAGCATCAGAGTGCTGTGCCGCTGCGGCTGGATACCTTTTCTGGTGGTGTGCAATTGTATTCTTTGCTGCTGATTATCAACCCTGTGATTGTGATTGCTGTGGAATATCCGCTGAGCCATCTCATTAAACGCCTTGCAGCAAATACTGCGCTGATGCTGGGTGTTTTCATTATGGCTGTGGGGGTGGCAGTCACTGGCTATTTTGCGGAAAATATGGCACTCGCTATTTTCGGGTGGGTGTTGTTTTCCCTTGGTGAATGTATTTTCGCCCCAATGTCCAATACCTATGTTTCACAATTAGCGTCCGACGCCACCCAATCCGCTGCCCAGGGAAAACTTGCCGCTTTCCAATCTGGTGGGGCAGCGCTTGGTCCCAGTATCGGCAGCTGGATGTTCTTTAACACTCACGACGGTGTGTGGTTGGGCTGTGTGGCATTAAGCATCGTGAGTGTTGTGCTTATACGAATCGCAGGAGGGCTTGCGCAATCGCAGCGAGCGTAAAGCAGTAAGAATCCGGTAGTGGGCATGAGACAGTGACTAGGAAAAGGAGTTTCTAATGGCAACCTTGATAGTAGATCCTTTTAGCTCAGGTGCATATTACCCTGACCTGCTAAAACAAGCCGGAGTGGAGTATTATGTTGTGCGCACTCAACGTTCCCTCGATAGTGGCTTATCCGACGGCACCCCTATTCCCGACCTGTTGGCAGACAATGTTGAACTATCCGATGTTACTCAACTCGTGCAGCTATGCCATGAACACGCCATTGACAGGATCATCATAGGTGCAGAATCAGGTGTGCCCTGTGGTGAAGCACTCAAAATCGAACTCGGACTAGCAGCTAACCTCCCCGACAAAGGACAACGCTTCTGGAATAAACAATGCCTCTACAATTTTCTGTCCGAAAAGAACGTTCGAGTTCCCAAGCAGTGGGCAATTTTCAATGCGGAGGATTTAGCAGGGGATATAGAGGGTGAATCCTGTGCTGGTGTGCTGGCAGATCTCCCGTATCCCGTCGTCGTAAAGCCCGATGTGGGAGCAGGAAGTGTTGGGGTGCGCATAGTGTCCGACGCTAAAGCAGCCCACGCAGCTATCCAAAACATAGTGTCACAGGCAGGGTTCTTCGGCACAACGCCTGCGCGGGCAATTGTGCAGGAATGTGTTTCCGGACGGGAGTACGTCGTGGATACTTTCAGCGAGCATGGCAATCACCACATCAAAGCTATATGCACTTACGATAAGCACCCATCTTCCACAGGCTCTATGGTGTATGACCGCCTGCGCTGGCTCGACGAACACCAGGAGGAAACCGACGTGCTGACTCATTTTGCGCAATCATATCTTGAGGCGCTGAACCATTGGCATGGGGCGGTTCATGCGGAAATGATCATTGATGATCACGGGCCCTGCCTGATTGACTTGGGTGTTCGCCCACATGGTGCTGGGCACCCGCTGAAAACCTTTGCGCTGACAGGGGATTCCCAACTGCACGCTGAGGTGCGGGCTGCGGTGGGGGAGGGCACGGCGGACACTGAGCTGCGTACTGGGGTAGATGCTGGGCCGGAAACGGGGGTGGCGTCGTACCGGCTACTCAAACAAGCCACCATTGAGTTTCTGAGTGTAGATCGGTCGCGCACAATCAAAACAGACGCTAACCCCCAAGAACTTTTAACACTCCCGGGTGTAATCTCCGGGGAAATAAACGCCACACCAGGTACGACGTACCCCGAGACGCACTCCCTGCTGGATTCCGAAGCACTTGGTCTGGTGTTTATTGAACAGGAACGAGCAGGAAGAAGCAATAGCGATGTGCTCCGGAGCGCTTTTGAGGCGATGTTGGAGGGGTAGCTTATATCTTAAAAAGCTTGTAGTATAGATAACACTGGGTATGATATAACTCTGGAAGAGGTGCTTTGATGACTTTGGATATAGACCAAGAAGCAATGACAATTAACCTGACCAAAGCCCGTGAGATTTTAGGCGACATTGTTGCTAGAGCTAGTCATGGTGGTGAAAGAACTTATATTACCCGTAATGGTAAAATTGCGGCAGTAGTTGTACCAGCTGAGCAGATGAAAGAAATAGACCAGCTCCTAGAGCGGCTGGAAGATCTTGAGGATACCATTACAGCACTCGAGTTTGATCTCAACAGGGAAAATGAAAAAACACAACCTCTTAGCGAGTTTATTCGTGAACTCGAAGCAGAAGACAATACCTGAGATAGAGCAAAGCAATGGAGCAGATACTGGTTTACTGCTGCTGTCTTTTCCATTTTTATGCTTTCATTGTGTATTTTCATGTACTGCGATTACCATCATCATCTAATTCGAACCCTACTACGTCGAGAGAATCTTCCAGGTATTGGATATGCTCCTGCTAGTTCTGTGTGAGTTGTCTATATGTAATCCGTGTTCTGATTAGTGCATATAATGAGCGCAAATAATAAATCGGCAGTAATTAACGTCGTTAGTGGAGATGCTAGACAGTTGTGTTTTGGGCAAAATCCCGTGCCTCGCGAACCTAGAGTCTTCACTCCATTACCGGTTTTAGCTAGTGAGAGAAAGTTAACAGATAAGGTGAGTACCGGATTATCTGTTCTTTAGGAGTTCTTACCTTCTTTATATAGAGAGTAGGATTGTACTGCCATAAGAGCGAACAGGGCCCAGAATAGACCTGTACTGTTATTGTGAATGGGTGCCCAGTACACCGCGCCGAATAGTGTTACAACGGCGAGAATGACTGAGAGTGCAAGCCAAAGGGTACGGAGTGTATTGTTCTGAGTCTCGAACATAATATTCAGGGGCTCCTTCTTCAAAAATAGAGAGAGACTAACGTAAAAGCATTTTACCATCGTTTTTTGATGTGCAGGACTGGTGGATTGCTTCAATTGGAGAAGAAGTTAGGTTGATGTATGTTCTATGCTGGTTAACAAAGGAGGGGATGTTTATGAGCACTCTAACAGCAATCGACGTTGCTGCGTATATTGAAAAGAGAGGTTTTGCAGGTAATTCCTGGAAGCTTCAGAAGCTTACTTATTATGCGCAAGCGTGGGTTGGTGCGTGGACTGGTAAGCCTTTGTTTTCTGATGAAATTGAAGCCTGGCGAGATGGTCCTGTGATTAGAGAACTGTACAAAAGTGACCGTTACCATCGTATTGGTGGTGAGCTTGCTGGTGACGTCACAAAGCTAACCGATGCTGATAAAGCAATGATTGATTCCGTGCTGCGGTTTTATGGGCAGAATACAGGTGAGCAACTCATTGAACAGACCCATAGCGAAAAGCCTTGGATTGATAGTCGAGAAGGCTGCGCTCCACACGAGCATTCATCGAGGCTGATTCCATTCTCAGCAATGGTGAAATACTATGCGCAGAAAGCAATGCAGTCTAGAGACGTTCCGAAAGCACCGATTATTGATGTCGCCTTACCTGAGGAAAAGGTAGTTGAGCAGTCTTTTCTTAAGATGGAAGATAAATGGTCTGTAACCCTTGAATGGCTTAAAGACAAGTGACGCACGAATTTCGTCTTGATATAGATGTCGTCATTGCTCGGAATGCAATAATCAATCGAAGTGACGTTGCCTCTTGTTTACTTGATCGTGGAAAACTCGAATCGGCACTAGCAAGACCTTTGCACACTTTTGATAAGGAATTACTCTATCCAACGATTTTCCATAGAGCTGCAGCTTTATTGGAAGGTATTGCAGCTGCTCATGCATTTTATGATGGGAATAAAAGGACTGCGTGGTTGTCATGCAGTGTTTATCTTGAACTTAATGGGATTGATATTGAAGCGGATCCTGTGGAGGCGGGTCAACTTGTTGTGGCTCTCGTAAATCACAAGATTGATGTGGAATACGTTGCGTCATGGCTAATACAGCATATGCAGTAGTATCAATTTCATCTTTTGGTGAGTTGGCTTGTTCTGTAATTAAGTCATCTCCAGCTCAGGTTCTTCCGCCTGAGCTTGTTCCAGAACCTCTTTAGCGGCAGAGAGGTTAATAATTCCAATAACAATTCCAATAATTACATCCGGCCAGATTGATAGCCACACTATTGTGATAATTCCACCCAGAAGTATCAGAATATTGGCAAAAATATCATTACGCGCAGCGAGCCACGCGCCGCGCGCTAAAGCGCCGGAACCATGCCGCAAACGCATAAGTAATAATGCGCTCATCATATTGATGATCATGGCAAAAACGGCTGTGAATGATAATGCAAAAGGCTCAGGTGGATTTCCTGATAGGATTTTCCATATCGCCATTCCAAAAGCGGCAAAAGCGGGAATTAAAATGAGTGCCGCTAACCCAAAACTTGCTTTTCGACGAGCTATCACAGACCACCCTAGAGCTGCAAGAACTAGAAAATTGATGAAGAAATCCTCAAGGAAATCGGCGGCGTCGGCAAAAAGAGAAGCAGAACCAATAAGGCCCGCGATAGTCACTTCTGCCACACAACCCACAAGATTAAGGGCAGCAACAATAGCGACGATTCTGCGTGCTTGTTTGTTGAGAGAATGTGCGGTGAGGTCGTGCTCTGTCATGCTTTCTTAAATTAGCACCGTAGCTAGGATGGTGGTATTTTCGGTTGTTTTGCTGGTAACTTCATTCACTGCACTGATAATTCGTGCAAGCAGGGGATCGGTGACGCTGAATTGTGTATCTGCGTTATATGATACAGCGGTTCCTACGGATTACAGTCACAACATCGGTATCCGACACAACAGGGCGTTCTAGCTACCGAACAAATTTTAGACACACTTTTTGTCCCTTAACCCCCTTAACCCAAAAAACGACCCTGAACTAAAAGCTCAGGATCGGAATTTCTTTTTATTTGCAGGTGATTCCTGCTCAGTAAGCACTACTCTACCGTCTCCACCGTCATAACGTAAACCTGGATACACAAAGACCTCAGCTCAGCTGAGGTCTTTGGATTGATACGCATATGCGCCTGGCATATGCTCCTAGGAGAGATATTAGTAGGAAGGATCCTTGCCTTGGAAAATCAGCAGATGTTAAAGCAGTTGGAGCAGAGGATCGAATATCTGTCTGTCCAGGTTGAACGGCTAATAGAGATGCAACATCCTTATCCATCTCCAATGATGGAGTTCCGAAAGGTTGCGATGTTAACTGGGCTAACCTTCGAGCAGGAAGCACTAGCCCGAAAGCTTCTTGGAGCAGTGCTAGTTTTCCAACGTGACCGAAAAGTGGATATCGAAAAGGGACTGTTGCCTTTCCCGGAGGAAACCATAACGCTATTTAAGGACTATGCCGACGACGGAATGATTGACCACAATCGAATAATAAATTTGTTAAAAACGTTTATTCCAGGTGGCGGTAACGTGGCGCAAGAACTACTCGCGGCTTGGGAAGTATCCCAGTCTGAAATTAGACGGAGTTATGGGCACGACGTGAACTGAATTTGTTACTGCTTCCATGTAGTGTTGACTTCAATGTCTGAACTGTGTATATCGCCATGTGATTACCCTTGGACAGGGTATCTGCGTTTCGAGGGTTGTGTTTGGGCTAGATGTTGTATTAAAATCTCTCTCAACACGACCGGTTCCGCTGCCCGCCTAGGTGGGAGTCCAGGGCCGGTCCCTTTTCTAATCCGGGGGGATTGTAGTGTCTAAATTTTTCACAGATTATAATGAGCAAGTCGAATTACTTGAGAAGCGTGGAATGATTATCGCGGATCCTGAATATGCGGTTCATGTTTTGCGTACACATAGCTATTATCGATTGTCTGGTTACTGGTACCCAATGAGGTCTATGGATCCTATTACTCATTGTAGCCTCGATACTTTTCGAGAAGGTGCAAATTTTGACCTAGTATTAAAACTTTATGATTTTGATGCGCGCCTTCATCAGCTCTAATTTTCTGAAGAGTAATTATGTGATGCATTTATGCTTGCAGGTGAGGGAGTGGGGGCTTGTGCGTCGTATTTTTCATTAGCGGCTAGAACATCATCGCGATGTTCTTCTGCCCACTGACGTATAGCTGCTAGCGGCAGCGCTAAAGAGCGTCCTAGTTCTGTGAGTTCGTATTCGACGCCAACCGGCATGGTTGGGTAAACAGTGCGGGTGATCATGCCGTCTCGTTCTAATGATCGCAAAGTTTGTGTAAGAATTTTAGCCGATATGCCCTGAATATCACGTTTAAGTTGGTTGAAACGTAAAGGGTGTTGGCTGAGTTTGCCGATGATCAGTGCTGTCCATTTATCTGATACTCGGTCAAGGATTTTGCGGCAGGGGCATTGTTGTGAGTAAACATCAGGAGTTTCAGAACAGGCTATAGTTTCCATAAGAAACTAGGTTACTTGTAGGTTGTTAGATTTCCCAAAAGTGCATTCTTGTGGGGCTATGAGCGCTATTGCATTCTTAATGAAGGAAATGCTTAATGCGTTTCAGCGGAATCAACTTCAGCCTTTCTCCTTTCTCATATGAGTTTTTGAGAGGGCTATTAAAGGAGGATTAATGACCATGATGAAACAAGCTCAAATACGACAGTGGGGATCTGTAGATAATTTCGAGTATGTAGACTCTGTAATTCCTGAAGCACTCCCCGGGAGATTAGTAGTGAAGAACTGTGCAGTAGGAATTAATCCCGTTGATTGGAAAACACGCTCTGGGGCAGGGATTTCTGGCATGCTTGCTCTTGACGAGCCTATCGTGCTTGGTTGGGATTTTGCAGGTGAGGTTGTGGCTACTGGGCCTGAGACTACTGGTTATGCTGTTGGTGATCGTATTTTTGGGATGTCTGCATTTCCAGACCTTGGGCATTGCTACGCCGAGTATATCCAGGTGAAAGTCGGAGATGTAGCGAAAATTCCAGAAAATATCAGTTTTGTGGAAGCCGGAGCAGTGCCCTTGGCAGCGTTGACCGCGTATCAGAGTCTGTTTGATATTGCTGGTATTCAGCCTGGACAAAAAGTACTGGTGCAAGGGGGCAGTGGTGGAGTGGGGCATGTAGCAGTACAGCTCGCCAAGGATGCTGGTGCTCAGGTGTGGGCTAGTGCATCTACTCGGAACCAAGAATTTCTGTCCACATTAGGTGCACACCCCATTGATTATAGTCAGGACGACTTTAGTGATTTTGTTGAATATTTCGATATTATTCTGGATACGGTTGGTGGGGAAGTATTCCAAAATTCGTTGAAATTGCTTGCTCAAGGTGGGTGTATTGTGACGTGTCCTGATCCTAGTCAGATTTCAGAAGCGCGTGAACAAGGTTATGACGCGCATTGGGTGTTTGTTCGTCCGGATCGTGTGCAACTTGAAACTATCGCTAAGGCTTTAGGGGAGAAAAAATTGGTTGTTCATATTCAACAGGAATTCCCCTTCAGGGAACTAGCGCAAGCTCATAGATTGGGAGAAGGTGGGCATGTTCGTGGAAAGATTGTGCTTACTTTTTGATGAGAAGTTGAAAAATTTTATTTGAGGGCTGGATTTATTATTCCGGCGCATAATGTGCGTCGGCTTGGAAAACGTTTAAGTTCCTAAAAGAGTCAGGCTTGTAGCAAGAAAATGAAGAAAAAGTAATCACTAAAGGTATTAGGCTGAAAAAGCCCTGTCCTGGTGTGGGTATTTATGCTAGTTTCTCTTTTACATGAACAGTATTCTTTGTGGGAAGGTGGAGGTGTAATTGAGTAATCAGCTTCCTCAGAGCGGTCATTTTGCAGGTGTGAGAAATGAGCAAATACCTGTTTTCTTGCTTATTTCCATCCTTATTAGTGGTGTTT harbors:
- a CDS encoding MFS transporter; protein product: MSSRTPGKTIWALSLATFINRSTGFLGLFAAIFFSSTGMNQQTIVIALFIAGIAGIVGSILGGRLADVWGKNTVLIVSTAVNICLFFLLGVVDYSRTWWVIAISAASILLSQAFVGPASALVAESAKPEERVTRFAFYRIFVNVGSIVAPALVGLIGRDHFHTLFFISALSSLIVPVILYAGRDTQDTSHKTESQGSPEGGETSSAIHSESGFTKHMSLALTLVLVTMACTMVIYAQHQSAVPLRLDTFSGGVQLYSLLLIINPVIVIAVEYPLSHLIKRLAANTALMLGVFIMAVGVAVTGYFAENMALAIFGWVLFSLGECIFAPMSNTYVSQLASDATQSAAQGKLAAFQSGGAALGPSIGSWMFFNTHDGVWLGCVALSIVSVVLIRIAGGLAQSQRA
- a CDS encoding ATP-grasp domain-containing protein yields the protein MATLIVDPFSSGAYYPDLLKQAGVEYYVVRTQRSLDSGLSDGTPIPDLLADNVELSDVTQLVQLCHEHAIDRIIIGAESGVPCGEALKIELGLAANLPDKGQRFWNKQCLYNFLSEKNVRVPKQWAIFNAEDLAGDIEGESCAGVLADLPYPVVVKPDVGAGSVGVRIVSDAKAAHAAIQNIVSQAGFFGTTPARAIVQECVSGREYVVDTFSEHGNHHIKAICTYDKHPSSTGSMVYDRLRWLDEHQEETDVLTHFAQSYLEALNHWHGAVHAEMIIDDHGPCLIDLGVRPHGAGHPLKTFALTGDSQLHAEVRAAVGEGTADTELRTGVDAGPETGVASYRLLKQATIEFLSVDRSRTIKTDANPQELLTLPGVISGEINATPGTTYPETHSLLDSEALGLVFIEQERAGRSNSDVLRSAFEAMLEG
- a CDS encoding type II toxin-antitoxin system Phd/YefM family antitoxin — its product is MTLDIDQEAMTINLTKAREILGDIVARASHGGERTYITRNGKIAAVVVPAEQMKEIDQLLERLEDLEDTITALEFDLNRENEKTQPLSEFIRELEAEDNT
- a CDS encoding Panacea domain-containing protein, encoding MSTLTAIDVAAYIEKRGFAGNSWKLQKLTYYAQAWVGAWTGKPLFSDEIEAWRDGPVIRELYKSDRYHRIGGELAGDVTKLTDADKAMIDSVLRFYGQNTGEQLIEQTHSEKPWIDSREGCAPHEHSSRLIPFSAMVKYYAQKAMQSRDVPKAPIIDVALPEEKVVEQSFLKMEDKWSVTLEWLKDK
- a CDS encoding type II toxin-antitoxin system death-on-curing family toxin encodes the protein MTHEFRLDIDVVIARNAIINRSDVASCLLDRGKLESALARPLHTFDKELLYPTIFHRAAALLEGIAAAHAFYDGNKRTAWLSCSVYLELNGIDIEADPVEAGQLVVALVNHKIDVEYVASWLIQHMQ
- a CDS encoding cation transporter, yielding MTEHDLTAHSLNKQARRIVAIVAALNLVGCVAEVTIAGLIGSASLFADAADFLEDFFINFLVLAALGWSVIARRKASFGLAALILIPAFAAFGMAIWKILSGNPPEPFALSFTAVFAMIINMMSALLLMRLRHGSGALARGAWLAARNDIFANILILLGGIITIVWLSIWPDVIIGIVIGIINLSAAKEVLEQAQAEEPELEMT
- a CDS encoding Abi family protein yields the protein MIIADPEYAVHVLRTHSYYRLSGYWYPMRSMDPITHCSLDTFREGANFDLVLKLYDFDARLHQL
- a CDS encoding helix-turn-helix domain-containing protein, with the protein product METIACSETPDVYSQQCPCRKILDRVSDKWTALIIGKLSQHPLRFNQLKRDIQGISAKILTQTLRSLERDGMITRTVYPTMPVGVEYELTELGRSLALPLAAIRQWAEEHRDDVLAANEKYDAQAPTPSPASINASHNYSSEN
- a CDS encoding NADP-dependent oxidoreductase, encoding MTMMKQAQIRQWGSVDNFEYVDSVIPEALPGRLVVKNCAVGINPVDWKTRSGAGISGMLALDEPIVLGWDFAGEVVATGPETTGYAVGDRIFGMSAFPDLGHCYAEYIQVKVGDVAKIPENISFVEAGAVPLAALTAYQSLFDIAGIQPGQKVLVQGGSGGVGHVAVQLAKDAGAQVWASASTRNQEFLSTLGAHPIDYSQDDFSDFVEYFDIILDTVGGEVFQNSLKLLAQGGCIVTCPDPSQISEAREQGYDAHWVFVRPDRVQLETIAKALGEKKLVVHIQQEFPFRELAQAHRLGEGGHVRGKIVLTF